A genomic segment from Muntiacus reevesi chromosome 15, mMunRee1.1, whole genome shotgun sequence encodes:
- the COMMD4 gene encoding COMM domain-containing protein 4, whose translation MRFRFCGDLDCPDWVLAEISTLAKISSVKLRLLCGQVLKDLLGDGLDYEKILKLTADARFESGDVKATVAVLSFILSSAAKHSVDGESLSSELQQLGLPKEHAASLCRCYEEKQSPLQERLRACSLRVNRLVGVGWRVDYTLSSSLLRAVEEPLVHLRLEVAAAPGAPTQPVAMSLSADKFQVLLAELKQAQALMNSLG comes from the exons ATG AGGTTCCGATTCTGTGGTGACCTGGACTGTCCTGACTGGGTCCTGGCAGAGATCAGCACGCTGGCCAAGATT TCCTCTGTGAAGCTGAGGCTGCTGTGTGGCCAGGTTCTGAAGGACCTTCTGGGAGACGGGCTTGAC TACGAGAAGATCCTGAAGCTCACTGCGGACGCCAGGTTTG AGTCGGGCGATGTGAAGGCCACGGTGGCGGTGCTGAGTTTCATCCTCTCCAGTGCGGCCAAGCACAGCGTGGATGGCGAGTCCTTGTCCAGCGAGCTGCAGCAGCTGGGGCTGCCCAAAG AGCACGCGGCCAGCCTCTGTCGCTGCTACGAGGAGAAGCAGAGCCCCCTGCAGGAGCGCCTGCGGGCCTGCAGCTTGCGGG TGAACAGGCTGGTCGGCGTGGGCTGGCGGGTGGACTACACCCTGAGCTCTAGCCTGCTGCGTGCTGTGGAGGAGCCTTTGGTACACCTGCGGCTGGAGGTTGCAGCTGCCCCAGGTGCCCCGACCCAGCCTGTCGCCATGTCCCTCTCAGCAGACAAGTTCCAGGTCCTCCTGGCAG AGTTAAAGCAGGCCCAGGCCCTGATGAACAGCCTGGGCTGA